From the genome of Medicago truncatula cultivar Jemalong A17 chromosome 2, MtrunA17r5.0-ANR, whole genome shotgun sequence:
CATCATTGAAACTGAATACTCAGACACAACTGCGAGGTCTCGGGTTTTGCGAGTAAAATGGCGCCATCACTAACACAAGCTTGTTGTGTGGAAGAAATAGTTGGAGATTTTAAATGGGGGAACAAAAGAGGAATTGGTGTGAAGAATAAAGATACACAGTTCTATGATTCTTTTGTTTATGAAGGTGTTGAGTATTTTCTACATGATTGTGTTTATTTTTACCACACTGATCATGTTGAAACTTCTATTGGTATGCTTGTCAAGATGTTTGAGAATGGTCGTAGAAAGATGATCAGAGTTGTTTGGTTCTTTCGTCCTTCGGAAATTCAGAGTTTTCATCGAAGTTATCAGCCGAGTTGGAATGAGTTGTTCTTGGCTTCTGGGAAAGGCAAAGGTCTTACCAATGTCAATTCCGTGGTAATGGTAATTCTAAttcattatttgatttttatgtagCACTCATACTTATGATTGAAGACAACATGTGTTAGTGTTAGTGTCTGACATGGCATGATACTGACAACGTGATCACATTCAATTATATcgtattttcaaattataactcGTGTTGACGTGTCAGTGTTGTGTCGTGTCAGTACTTTATAGTTTGATTTATTGTGATCATGAGACCCTGTACTATAGTTGAAGATTGAGTATGTCCTAAATTTATTTGAATGTGGGGTCTGAATGTTTGTGATGAAAATAGACTGAATGCATGGAATGAGAGATTTATCTTTGAATGCAATATATATTAGCTTATCTTGGTAGGTTGAAAAATGTTCTTGTGGAGCCTTTTGGCACCAGCTGAAATCGTTATTCTGCTTAATGATTTGGTTAAATGTAACTTATATTCATCATAAAAGCTATTTTCAACTATCTTTATTCCTGAGAGTTGAAGAAGTAAGGATTATGAGGATGTTGATAGAAAATATCTTGAGTTCTAGTAAATGAAATACTGGTTTTAAGAGAAATTTGAGAAGGGGATGAATGAAAGCATGTGCATTTGCTAGCAGTCTGAAGATACTAACTAGACTTCCTTTTGAAGATGTTAAATGGTTACAAAATttggtttgttttattttagttttataaatCATGTACTATGTTATCTTATTGAAGTTTTACAAAAATGCTTAATGACATGCATTTAGATAGTTTGGGTTAGGGTGTTTATGTATCTTGCCGTAAATTGCGTTTTAGCTGACAATTTTTGAATGTCCTCTTTTGATATATCTAGACATTATCATTCTAGGAAGAGCTAATACCTGCTTCTCCTTAATGGTAGTTTTGTTGGGCAAGTGTCTCAAATTCGATATAGTTGAAAAGTGGGTTTGTCATTTCGCTAAAGTTGGTTTGATGGTGCTATTTCCTCCATTCAAAATATGTTTTCAGGAATCAATTCTTGGAAAATGCTGCATAGTTTGCAGTTCAGAGGATAAGAGAAATCCCAAGCCATCTGAAACAGAGTTAAAGAGAGCagatttctttttcaaatgtaCTTTCGATGTTGATAGGCTTGTAATCGATGATAAATTTCCAGATAAGATTGATGGAATTGAAGGTCAGTTATTCATGTTTTGCACTTCTTTGCCTGCTATTTTCATGATTAAATTGGACACACCACATATAGTAACTATTTGAACTGTTCATATGGTACACTTGCTTGATTTTTTACAATATGGAAGTATGTTGTTACCAAAAGTTAGCATTCCCAATTACATTAGTTCATTGTGTTGGTGTTCTGCAGTGGAGCAATTCTTTAATAAGAAGAGGGATAGAAAGACAGGTAACAGTGTGCATCTTGAGGCAAATAAAATGTCTAAAGATATCacaaagataaagataaagactATAACATCGGAGAATATTAAACATGAGGTTAAGACTAAGACCGCTCCTTCAGACATCCTGCGTTGTAAAGTTGAAGGAACAGCTTCTGAGATTGTCTCACCAAAGACATTGTTAGATTCTTCTCCATTTAAAAAGAGGAAGGTCTTTGAAGAGAAGTCAAGACTTGGTCATAGTAGCAActctcaaaagaaaaaggaatttaATGAGAAGAAAGAGTTGCGACAGGATGACAGTTATAATCCAACCAGGAAAGTTACGGAGGTGACTGAAAGGCCGAATGCAGTAAGTCTCTAAAATCATGACGGTAATCATAGTTTtgattgttttctttctttctttttttggacaGAATTTTCCCTGCTGTCTTGAAAACTTGATCCTAGTCTCCTAGATGACGTGAATGAATTGGATAAATTATAGTTCATCTTCTTGTTTTGGTGTGTTTAGACTTTTGacagagaaaaatatttttaacttatGAAAGTTTAATCATCATTATATATTCATTTCAAAATGTCCTTTCTTCATTTGATATAAATGATTTAACTTTATAACATGAGTTCTAAAGCACAATAAAAAGATTGGGAATGTGGTTTTCGTGTATATATGACTCCAGTACTACTCTAATTTTTTGCTAACCCCCGTATTTATCTTTAATCCTTTACTAATCCCTGTATTTATTGTTGCAGGAGAAAAGAAAGTGGTTTAAGAAAATGGtgagtttttatttctttactttTATTCTGGACTTTTGGTTCAGGTTTTGATCAACAGCTTGGATTTATCAGTAAAgtgtttttctttgtaatttggaTAATAGAGAAAGGAGCTCATAACTTGAGCTTGTAGATTACTTTGTAATTTTCTTGGTCTAGCATCTAAATAAATGAATAGTTTCTCTTAG
Proteins encoded in this window:
- the LOC120578421 gene encoding protein ANTI-SILENCING 1, with the protein product MAPSLTQACCVEEIVGDFKWGNKRGIGVKNKDTQFYDSFVYEGVEYFLHDCVYFYHTDHVETSIGMLVKMFENGRRKMIRVVWFFRPSEIQSFHRSYQPSWNELFLASGKGKGLTNVNSVESILGKCCIVCSSEDKRNPKPSETELKRADFFFKCTFDVDRLVIDDKFPDKIDGIEVEQFFNKKRDRKTGNSVHLEANKMSKDITKIKIKTITSENIKHEVKTKTAPSDILRCKVEGTASEIVSPKTLLDSSPFKKRKVFEEKSRLGHSSNSQKKKEFNEKKELRQDDSYNPTRKVTEVTERPNAEKRKWFKKMPWEERLQKAQELGTLVLLSDLDPSYTSFEVEDLVWHALKEKVEARMIELSPTSNTYYGRALVIFRSKDAAENAISELTSRCLVLEGISFTALFFSSTLLFCSVPELA